The Streptomyces sp. NBC_01353 genome contains a region encoding:
- a CDS encoding FAD-dependent oxidoreductase, producing the protein MPRPLRVAIVGAGPAGIYAADALLKSEAAAEPGVSIDIFERMPAPFGLIRYGVAPDHPRIKGIITALHQVLDKPQVRLFGNVDYGTDVHLDDLRAFYDAVVFSTGAMADRELKLPGVELDGSFGAADFASWYDGHPDVPRTWELKAEKVAVLGVGNVALDIARILAKTADELLPTEIPANVYDGLKANKAVEIHVFGRRGPAQAKFSPMELRELDHSPTIEVIVNPEDIDYDEGSIAERRKNKQTDMVAKTLENWAIRDIGDRPHKLFLHFFESPVEILGEDGSVVGLRTERTELDGTGNVKGTGQTTDWDVQAVYRAVGYLSDELPKLPWDTASGTVPDEGGRVIEEGGEHLASTYVTGWIRRGPVGLIGHTKGDANETVANLLDDFANGRLLTPETPETDAVVSFLEGKGITYTTWEGWYALDAAEKALGEPQGRERVKIVEREDMLRASGVDLG; encoded by the coding sequence ATGCCCCGCCCTCTCCGGGTCGCGATCGTCGGCGCCGGCCCCGCCGGGATCTATGCCGCTGACGCGCTGCTGAAGTCCGAGGCCGCCGCCGAGCCGGGCGTGTCGATCGACATCTTCGAGCGCATGCCGGCTCCCTTCGGTCTCATCCGCTACGGCGTCGCCCCCGACCACCCGCGCATCAAGGGCATCATCACCGCGCTCCACCAGGTCCTCGACAAGCCTCAGGTCCGCCTCTTCGGCAATGTCGACTACGGCACCGACGTGCACCTCGACGACCTGCGCGCCTTCTACGACGCCGTGGTCTTCTCGACCGGCGCCATGGCCGACCGCGAGTTGAAGCTCCCCGGTGTCGAGCTCGACGGCTCGTTCGGCGCCGCCGACTTCGCCTCCTGGTACGACGGCCACCCGGACGTCCCGCGCACCTGGGAGCTGAAGGCCGAGAAGGTCGCCGTCCTCGGCGTGGGCAACGTGGCCCTCGACATCGCCCGCATCCTCGCCAAGACGGCGGACGAGCTGCTGCCGACCGAGATCCCGGCGAACGTCTACGACGGTCTCAAGGCCAACAAGGCCGTGGAGATCCACGTCTTCGGCCGCCGCGGCCCGGCCCAGGCGAAGTTCAGCCCCATGGAGCTGCGCGAGCTGGACCACTCCCCCACCATCGAGGTCATCGTCAACCCCGAGGACATCGACTACGACGAGGGCTCGATCGCCGAGCGGCGCAAGAACAAGCAGACCGACATGGTCGCGAAGACCCTGGAGAACTGGGCGATACGCGACATCGGCGACCGCCCGCACAAGCTCTTCCTCCACTTCTTCGAGTCCCCCGTCGAGATCCTCGGTGAGGACGGCTCGGTCGTCGGCCTCCGTACCGAGCGCACCGAGCTGGACGGCACCGGCAATGTGAAGGGCACCGGCCAGACCACGGACTGGGACGTCCAGGCCGTCTACCGCGCCGTCGGCTACCTCTCCGACGAGCTGCCCAAGCTCCCGTGGGACACCGCCTCCGGCACCGTCCCGGACGAGGGCGGTCGCGTGATCGAAGAGGGCGGCGAGCACCTCGCCTCCACGTACGTCACCGGCTGGATCCGCCGCGGCCCGGTCGGCCTCATCGGCCACACCAAGGGCGACGCCAACGAGACGGTCGCGAACCTGCTCGACGACTTCGCCAACGGCCGGTTGCTCACCCCCGAGACCCCCGAGACGGACGCGGTCGTGTCCTTCCTGGAGGGCAAGGGCATCACGTACACGACGTGGGAGGGCTGGTACGCCCTCGACGCCGCCGAGAAGGCGCTGGGCGAGCCGCAGGGCCGCGAGCGCGTGAAGATCGTCGAGCGCGAGGACATGCTCCGCGCGAGCGGCGTCGACCTGGGCTGA
- a CDS encoding MarR family transcriptional regulator — MPTPEPAAVATELRTAMGKLTRRVKHEDRIPLGHASVLGTLDRDGAMTTSDLAADQRVRPQSMARSVGLLMEQGLVVRRAHPTDGRKSLVELSPAGQAALEAERGRRAGWLAQAIELELTGEEREVLARSAALMERLAAR, encoded by the coding sequence ATGCCCACCCCGGAACCCGCCGCCGTCGCCACCGAACTGCGTACCGCCATGGGCAAGCTCACCCGGCGCGTGAAGCACGAGGACCGGATCCCGCTCGGCCACGCCTCCGTGCTCGGCACCCTCGACCGCGACGGGGCCATGACCACCAGCGATCTGGCGGCGGACCAGCGCGTACGGCCCCAGTCCATGGCCCGCTCGGTCGGGCTGCTCATGGAACAGGGACTCGTCGTCCGCCGGGCGCACCCCACGGACGGCCGCAAGTCCCTGGTGGAGCTCTCCCCTGCGGGACAGGCCGCCCTCGAGGCGGAGCGCGGACGCAGGGCGGGCTGGCTCGCCCAGGCCATCGAACTCGAGCTCACCGGCGAGGAGCGCGAGGTGCTGGCGCGCAGCGCCGCCCTGATGGAGCGGCTCGCCGCACGCTAG